One genomic region from Portunus trituberculatus isolate SZX2019 chromosome 3, ASM1759143v1, whole genome shotgun sequence encodes:
- the LOC123509502 gene encoding thioredoxin-dependent peroxide reductase, mitochondrial-like, which yields MAGLLRNIAVTASRTVLPRITASAQRGLATSARCLAPAVTQPAPTFKAQAVVNGDFKEISLEDFRGKYLVLFFYPLDFTFVCPTELIAFSDHMAAFRDLNCEVVGVSTDSHFSHLAWNNMPRKQGGLGGLQYPLLADFNKTISRDYGVLLEGDGVALRGLFLIDPEGVVRHMSINDLPVGRSVEETLRLLKAFQFVAEHGEVCPANWQPDSPTIKPDPSGSLEYFNKVN from the exons ATGGCCGGCTTACTCAGAAATATTGCTGTTACG GCGAGTCGCACCGTCCTGCCGCGCATCACAGCCTCAGCCCAGCGCGGGTTGGCCACCTCCGCGCGATGCCTGGCCCCAGCGGTGACCCAGCCAGCGCCGACCTTCAAAGCACAAGCGGTGGTCAATGGAGACTTTAAGGAAATATCTCTCGAAGACTTCCGGGGAAAAtatctcgttcttttcttctacccGCTGgattt CACGTTTGTCTGCCCCACGGAGCTCATCGCCTTTAGTGACCACATGGCAGCATTCCGAGACCTGAactgtgaggtggtgggcgtctCTACTGACTCTCATTTCTCCCACCTGGCCTGGAACAATATGCCCAGGAAG CAAGGAGGTTTGGGCGGACTTCAATACCCGTTGCTGGCTGACTTCAACAAGACCATCTCCCGGGACTATGGGGTGCTGTTGGAGGGGGATGGGGTGGCTCTGCGGGGGCTGTTCCTTATTGATCCCGAGGGTGTTGTGCGGCACATGAGCATCAATGATCTGCCGGTGGGACGCTCAGTGGAGGAGACGCTGAGACTGCTTAAGGCTTTCCAGTTTGTGGCGGAGCatggggaag TGTGTCCGGCGAACTGGCAACCTGATTCCCCGACCATCAAGCCAGACCCTTCCGGCTCCCTCGAGTACTTCAACAAGGTGAACtaa
- the LOC123507585 gene encoding spermidine synthase-like isoform X1 yields MCECTCGLSSPHTDMDQDLQGWFTERSPEFPGEAFSLKVKKKLLQKRSQFQNIEIFESTNHGKVLVLDGAIQFTERDEASYQEMITFLPLNTHPNPKKVLVVGGGDGGVARELTRHPAVEEVVLCEIDEEVIEACKTHVPSMGCGFSNPKLTLHTGDGAKFLEETQEKFDVIITDASDPVVADEGEEGTKDGPAVSLFNHNYYTDMKNRLEEGGILCCQSPQHTFQGENMWLDAKLIVTLVRGCRKIFPVVEYAYTCTPTYTAGQIGFILCATNPDMKLNEPVRVWDQREAAEMGLKYYNADVHRAAFALPTFMSQHLRTD; encoded by the exons ATGTGTGAGTGTACGTGTGGTTTGTCCTCtccacacac aGATATGGACCAGGATCTACAGGGCTGGTTCACTGAAAGGTCTCCGGAGTTCCCAGGCGAGGCTTTCTCTctcaaagtgaagaaaaagctgCTGCAGAAACGAAGCCAATTCCAGAACATTGAGATATTTGAGAG CACCAACCATGGCAAGGTGCTGGTGCTGGATGGTGCTATTCAGTTCACCGAGAGGGACGAGGCAAGTTACCAGGAGATGATCACCTTTCTGCCCctcaacacacacccaaacccaaaaaag gtgctggtggtgggtggcgggGACGGCGGCGTGGCGAGGGAGCTGACCAGGCATCCCgctgtggaggaggtggtgctgTGTGAGATAGACGAAGAG gtgatagAGGCATGCAAAACACACGTGCCTTCTATGGGATGCGGGTTCTCCAATCCCAAGCTGACCCTTCACACTGGGGACGGCGCCAAGTTCCTGGAGGAGACGCAGGAGAAGTTTGATGTCATTATTACGGACGCTTCTGACCCTGTGGTGGCTgatgagggggaggaaggaactaAGGACG GTCCCGCCGTGTCTCTTTTCAACCACAATTACTACACCGACATGAAGAACAGgttagaggagggaggaattcTGTGCTGCCAG TCACCACAGCACACTTTCCAGGGCGAGAACATGTGGCTTGACGCTAAGCTGATAGTTACGCTGGTGAGGGGGTGTCGCAAGATCTTCCCTGTGGTGGAATACGCCTACACGTGCACCCCGACCTACACAGCTGGCCAGATTGGGTTTATTTTATGCGCTACCAACCCA GACATGAAATTGAATGAGCCAGTAAGGGTATGGGACCAGAGGGAGGCAGCGGAGATGGGGCTTAAATATTACAATGCAGACGTGCACAGAGCTGCCTTCGCCCTCCCCACCTTCATGTCACAGCACCTACGCACTGACTAG
- the LOC123507585 gene encoding spermidine synthase-like isoform X3: MDQDLQGWFTERSPEFPGEAFSLKVKKKLLQKRSQFQNIEIFESTNHGKVLVLDGAIQFTERDEASYQEMITFLPLNTHPNPKKVLVVGGGDGGVARELTRHPAVEEVVLCEIDEEVIEACKTHVPSMGCGFSNPKLTLHTGDGAKFLEETQEKFDVIITDASDPVVADEGEEGTKDGPAVSLFNHNYYTDMKNRLEEGGILCCQSPQHTFQGENMWLDAKLIVTLVRGCRKIFPVVEYAYTCTPTYTAGQIGFILCATNPDMKLNEPVRVWDQREAAEMGLKYYNADVHRAAFALPTFMSQHLRTD; encoded by the exons ATGGACCAGGATCTACAGGGCTGGTTCACTGAAAGGTCTCCGGAGTTCCCAGGCGAGGCTTTCTCTctcaaagtgaagaaaaagctgCTGCAGAAACGAAGCCAATTCCAGAACATTGAGATATTTGAGAG CACCAACCATGGCAAGGTGCTGGTGCTGGATGGTGCTATTCAGTTCACCGAGAGGGACGAGGCAAGTTACCAGGAGATGATCACCTTTCTGCCCctcaacacacacccaaacccaaaaaag gtgctggtggtgggtggcgggGACGGCGGCGTGGCGAGGGAGCTGACCAGGCATCCCgctgtggaggaggtggtgctgTGTGAGATAGACGAAGAG gtgatagAGGCATGCAAAACACACGTGCCTTCTATGGGATGCGGGTTCTCCAATCCCAAGCTGACCCTTCACACTGGGGACGGCGCCAAGTTCCTGGAGGAGACGCAGGAGAAGTTTGATGTCATTATTACGGACGCTTCTGACCCTGTGGTGGCTgatgagggggaggaaggaactaAGGACG GTCCCGCCGTGTCTCTTTTCAACCACAATTACTACACCGACATGAAGAACAGgttagaggagggaggaattcTGTGCTGCCAG TCACCACAGCACACTTTCCAGGGCGAGAACATGTGGCTTGACGCTAAGCTGATAGTTACGCTGGTGAGGGGGTGTCGCAAGATCTTCCCTGTGGTGGAATACGCCTACACGTGCACCCCGACCTACACAGCTGGCCAGATTGGGTTTATTTTATGCGCTACCAACCCA GACATGAAATTGAATGAGCCAGTAAGGGTATGGGACCAGAGGGAGGCAGCGGAGATGGGGCTTAAATATTACAATGCAGACGTGCACAGAGCTGCCTTCGCCCTCCCCACCTTCATGTCACAGCACCTACGCACTGACTAG
- the LOC123507585 gene encoding spermidine synthase-like isoform X2, with translation MCECTCGLSSPHTDMDQDLQGWFTERSPEFPGEAFSLKVKKKLLQKRSQFQNIEIFESTNHGKVLVLDGAIQFTERDEASYQEMITFLPLNTHPNPKKVLVVGGGDGGVARELTRHPAVEEVVLCEIDEEVIEACKTHVPSMGCGFSNPKLTLHTGDGAKFLEETQEKFDVIITDASDPVVADEGEEGTKDGPAVSLFNHNYYTDMKNRLEEGGILCCQGENMWLDAKLIVTLVRGCRKIFPVVEYAYTCTPTYTAGQIGFILCATNPDMKLNEPVRVWDQREAAEMGLKYYNADVHRAAFALPTFMSQHLRTD, from the exons ATGTGTGAGTGTACGTGTGGTTTGTCCTCtccacacac aGATATGGACCAGGATCTACAGGGCTGGTTCACTGAAAGGTCTCCGGAGTTCCCAGGCGAGGCTTTCTCTctcaaagtgaagaaaaagctgCTGCAGAAACGAAGCCAATTCCAGAACATTGAGATATTTGAGAG CACCAACCATGGCAAGGTGCTGGTGCTGGATGGTGCTATTCAGTTCACCGAGAGGGACGAGGCAAGTTACCAGGAGATGATCACCTTTCTGCCCctcaacacacacccaaacccaaaaaag gtgctggtggtgggtggcgggGACGGCGGCGTGGCGAGGGAGCTGACCAGGCATCCCgctgtggaggaggtggtgctgTGTGAGATAGACGAAGAG gtgatagAGGCATGCAAAACACACGTGCCTTCTATGGGATGCGGGTTCTCCAATCCCAAGCTGACCCTTCACACTGGGGACGGCGCCAAGTTCCTGGAGGAGACGCAGGAGAAGTTTGATGTCATTATTACGGACGCTTCTGACCCTGTGGTGGCTgatgagggggaggaaggaactaAGGACG GTCCCGCCGTGTCTCTTTTCAACCACAATTACTACACCGACATGAAGAACAGgttagaggagggaggaattcTGTGCTGCCAG GGCGAGAACATGTGGCTTGACGCTAAGCTGATAGTTACGCTGGTGAGGGGGTGTCGCAAGATCTTCCCTGTGGTGGAATACGCCTACACGTGCACCCCGACCTACACAGCTGGCCAGATTGGGTTTATTTTATGCGCTACCAACCCA GACATGAAATTGAATGAGCCAGTAAGGGTATGGGACCAGAGGGAGGCAGCGGAGATGGGGCTTAAATATTACAATGCAGACGTGCACAGAGCTGCCTTCGCCCTCCCCACCTTCATGTCACAGCACCTACGCACTGACTAG